The following proteins are co-located in the Solanum pennellii chromosome 1, SPENNV200 genome:
- the LOC107013536 gene encoding transcription repressor OFP15, whose translation MKLSSLFKNSSQNSSSSTTTTTTTTTSPWPWSLPTCGKPKTLSFRLEKNQHNIYNSTFHLDDINDTTSCSFDDLFSEIDETSSSSTTTINGQDCIEKVIKGLRLEKERLFFEPEETSSILDFQENKIISITSSNINNVVDEGDIISFVPMGLDSNDPFVDFRKSMEEMVEAYEIKDWENLEELLTCYLKVNCKSNHGYIVGAFVDLLVNLATFSDNNNNVGVDIGAGVGAGVDESTIIMTTIDEEQQCLSSSTTTTTTTTNHSFTSPLSFCSSSCSTSSSITSTSACLSLLLEEDEVIQTKKH comes from the coding sequence atgaaactctcttctctcttcaagaactcatcacaaaattcttcttcttctacaacaacaactactactactactacttctCCATGGCCATGGTCACTACCAACTTGTGGAAAACCAAAAACACTTTCATTTAGATTAGAAAAGAATCAACACAACATTTACAACTCTACTTTTCATCTTGATGATATTAATGACACAACAAGTTGTAGTTTTGATGACCTTTTTAGTGAGATTGATGAAACAAGTTCTTCCTCTACAACAACTATCAATGGTCAAGATTGTATAGAGAAAGTGATTAAAGGGTTGAGATTAGAGAAAGAGAGGTTATTTTTTGAGCCAGAAGAAACAAGTTCAATTCttgattttcaagaaaacaagATTATTAGTATTACTAGTAGTAATATTAATAATGTTGTTGATGAAGGTGATATTATTAGTTTTGTTCCAATGGGATTGGATTCAAATGATCCTTTTGTTGATTTTAGAAAATCAATGGAGGAAATGGTGGAAGCATATGAGATTAAAGATTGGGAAAATCTTGAAGAGTTATTGACTTGTTATTTAAAGGTCAATTGCAAAAGTAACCATGGTTatattgttggtgcttttgttgatttatTAGTCAATCTTGCAACTTTTAGTGACAACAATAATAATGTTGGCGTTGATATTGGTGCTGGTGTTGGTGCTGGTGTTGATGAGTCTACGATAATAATGACAACGATCGATGAAGAACAACAATGTTTATCatcttcaacaacaacaacaacaacgacaacaaatCATTCTTTCACATCTCCATTGTcattttgttcttcttcttgttctacTAGTTCATCTATTACTAGTACTAGTGCATGTTTGTCTTTGTTGTTAGAAGAAGATGAGgttattcaaacaaaaaaacattaa
- the LOC107027822 gene encoding transcription repressor OFP6 — protein MSTHRRRIILSNVTVKLGCSSSCIRPKLSSIFHPKPRKSPKSQTQNKNYSNYSSCSSWDTTTTTFSPNSDSTTNESSDFKTSKAVQGFGRIGGESVAVEKDSDDPYLDFRQSMLQMILEKEIYSKDDLKELLNCFLQLNSPYYHGIIVRAFTEIWNGVFSLRPGVAGASSPFLHGGSHVTYR, from the coding sequence ATGTCAACTCACCGGAGAAGAATCATTCTCAGTAACGTCACCGTTAAACTCGGCTGCAGCAGTAGTTGCATCCGGCCAAAACTCTCCAGCATTTTCCACCCAAAACCCCGTAAATCCCCAAAATCTCAGACCCAAAACAAAAATTACTCAAATTACTCCTCTTGCAGTTCATGGGATACGACGACGACGACTTTCTCGCCTAATTCCGATTCTACAACCAACGAATCTTCCGATTTCAAAACCTCAAAAGCCGTTCAAGGATTCGGCCGAATCGGCGGCGAAAGCGTCGCCGTTGAAAAAGACTCCGACGACCCGTATTTAGATTTCCGTCAATCAATGCTTCAGATGATTTTGGAAAAAGAGATTTACTCTAAAGACGATTTGAAAGAGcttttgaattgttttttgCAGTTGAATTCTCCGTATTATCATGGGATTATTGTTAGGGCTTTTACTGAGATCTGGAATGGGGTTTTTTCTCTCCGGCCAGGAGTCGCCGGAGCTAGCTCGCCGTTCTTGCATGGCGGAAGTCACGTGACTTATAGGTGA